A single region of the Leptothrix cholodnii SP-6 genome encodes:
- the flgK gene encoding flagellar hook-associated protein FlgK produces MSTSTLLNLGTRAMFASQAQLQTTGHNIANANVAGYSRQDTVLTTVGGQYSGAGYYGRGVAVQTVTRAVSAFQTDQVAQTRAQAAADSTRSDMLSRLQDSFGTGEAGLGFAATKLFNAFSDVASSPADPSARQVVLARSEELASRFRASSDQIEALQLSVTEDVGNTVNTINGLAQSVAELNQQIASTRGSGQEPNDLLDQRDQLVNELSQHVQVTRLEQDDGSLNLFIGGGQSLVLGNAAYEMVARADRFDPARVEVAVKVAGVERPFDQQSLGGGTLAGLIGFQNNDLSAARDQLGQLASTLASEVNRQQSLGLSLGGTAGDPLFRHVAANAVPAAGNASDAAGNPAGNVALTITDSRALQASEYELSVNADGSFDVLRRSDGQRSAGLVNGAEVDGFRIDFGSSAPLAGDRFLLQPVGGAAQSIELALTDPKGIAAASPISVTAAPSNQGTGRLNSVVIETAAATPYGSMTLAFGATSAGGGRDYQLLDSGGSLLSSGTWSAGTPIRYDGVAIKIDGVPAEADTFAVGPTTFAASSNGNALALQGLADTAMTLGQTFTNSYAQTLSDIGVRVQSAQSAATVSAGVADRAKEELGAQTGVNLDEEAARLLQYQQAYQAAAKILQTAQKVFDTVLSLGG; encoded by the coding sequence ATGAGCACGTCCACGCTCCTGAACCTGGGCACGCGGGCGATGTTCGCCTCGCAGGCGCAGTTGCAGACCACCGGCCACAACATCGCCAACGCCAACGTGGCGGGCTATTCGCGCCAGGACACCGTGCTGACCACGGTCGGCGGCCAGTACAGCGGCGCCGGCTACTACGGCCGCGGCGTGGCGGTGCAGACCGTCACGCGCGCGGTCAGCGCCTTCCAGACCGACCAGGTGGCGCAGACCCGCGCCCAGGCCGCTGCCGATTCGACCCGCTCGGACATGCTGTCGCGCCTGCAGGATTCCTTCGGCACCGGCGAGGCCGGGCTGGGTTTTGCCGCCACCAAGCTGTTCAACGCCTTCAGCGACGTGGCCTCGTCACCGGCCGACCCGTCGGCGCGCCAGGTGGTGCTGGCGCGCAGCGAGGAGCTGGCGTCGCGCTTCCGGGCCTCGAGCGACCAGATCGAGGCGCTGCAGCTGTCGGTGACCGAGGACGTCGGCAACACGGTCAACACCATCAACGGCCTGGCGCAGAGCGTGGCCGAGCTCAACCAACAGATCGCCAGCACCCGCGGCAGCGGCCAGGAACCCAACGACCTGCTCGACCAGCGCGACCAGCTCGTCAATGAGCTGAGCCAGCACGTGCAGGTGACGCGGCTCGAGCAGGACGACGGCTCGCTCAACCTGTTCATCGGCGGCGGCCAGAGCCTGGTGCTGGGCAACGCGGCCTACGAGATGGTGGCGCGCGCCGACCGGTTCGATCCGGCCCGGGTCGAGGTGGCGGTCAAGGTGGCCGGCGTCGAGCGGCCGTTCGACCAGCAGTCGCTCGGCGGCGGCACGCTGGCCGGCCTGATCGGCTTCCAGAACAACGACCTGAGCGCCGCCCGCGACCAGCTCGGCCAGCTCGCCAGCACGCTGGCCAGCGAGGTCAACCGGCAGCAGTCGCTCGGCCTGAGCCTGGGCGGCACGGCCGGCGACCCGCTGTTCCGCCACGTCGCGGCCAACGCGGTGCCGGCCGCCGGCAATGCGAGCGATGCCGCCGGCAACCCGGCGGGCAACGTCGCCCTGACCATCACCGACAGCCGGGCGCTGCAGGCCAGCGAGTACGAGCTCAGCGTCAACGCCGACGGCAGCTTCGACGTGCTGCGGCGCAGCGACGGCCAGCGCAGCGCCGGCCTCGTCAACGGCGCCGAGGTCGACGGCTTCCGGATCGACTTCGGCAGCTCGGCGCCGCTGGCCGGTGACCGCTTCCTGCTGCAGCCGGTGGGCGGTGCCGCGCAGTCGATCGAGCTGGCCCTGACCGACCCGAAAGGCATCGCCGCCGCCAGCCCGATCAGCGTGACCGCGGCGCCGTCCAACCAGGGCACCGGCCGGCTCAACTCGGTGGTGATCGAGACCGCCGCCGCCACGCCCTACGGCAGCATGACGCTGGCGTTCGGCGCCACCAGCGCCGGTGGCGGGCGCGACTACCAGCTGCTCGACAGCGGTGGCAGCCTGCTCTCGAGCGGCACCTGGAGCGCGGGCACGCCGATCCGCTACGACGGCGTCGCCATCAAGATCGACGGCGTGCCGGCCGAGGCCGACACCTTCGCGGTCGGGCCGACCACCTTCGCCGCCTCGAGCAACGGCAACGCGCTGGCGCTGCAGGGCCTGGCCGACACCGCGATGACGCTCGGCCAGACCTTCACCAACAGCTACGCGCAGACCCTGTCGGACATCGGCGTGCGGGTGCAGAGCGCCCAATCGGCGGCGACCGTCTCGGCCGGCGTGGCCGATCGCGCCAAGGAAGAGCTCGGCGCGCAGACCGGCGTCAATCTCGATGAAGAGGCCGCCCGGCTGCTGCAGTACCAGCAGGCCTACCAGGCGGCCGCCAAGATCCTGCAGACGGCGCAGAAGGTGTTCGACACCGTGCTGTCGCTGGGCGGCTGA
- the flgL gene encoding flagellar hook-associated protein FlgL has product MRVSTASTYESSINTLQRRQQELSLAQGQLTSGKKIGKPSDDPTGAARAERALIEQTRGETTLRVIDASRNAMTLSEGALGDAVDLVQTAREALMAAGNGSYTAGERKAVALQLSELRNQLLNVANQQDGNGGYLFGGQGVQTAPFLDAVGGVDYASTGGQINGATDERLPLSVDGQQIWLQARSGNGVFTTAADAANSGSGWVNAGQVTDPAAYTGKSYEVSFSAGAGGALEYSITDSDGASIASNQPYSAGKAITDVPGVAFTISGTPSATGTPPDRFTVAPSQPELSVFDALDRALAVLNDPNANPGQVMQGVNAGLRDMDQALSSFSSARAMVGETLNRLDGVGDRTDARILSSKTTRSNAEDLDMVEAISDFSNKQTSYQAALQSYAQVQKLSLFNYIGN; this is encoded by the coding sequence ATGCGAGTGTCCACCGCCTCCACCTACGAGTCCTCGATCAACACGCTGCAGCGGCGCCAGCAGGAGCTGTCGCTGGCGCAGGGCCAGCTCACCAGCGGCAAGAAGATCGGCAAGCCGAGCGACGACCCGACCGGCGCGGCGCGGGCCGAGCGGGCCCTGATCGAGCAGACCCGCGGCGAGACCACCTTGCGGGTGATCGACGCCAGCCGCAACGCCATGACGCTGTCCGAAGGCGCGCTCGGCGACGCCGTCGACCTGGTGCAGACCGCCCGCGAGGCGCTGATGGCGGCCGGTAACGGCAGCTACACCGCCGGCGAACGCAAGGCCGTGGCACTGCAGCTGAGCGAGCTGCGCAACCAGCTGCTCAACGTGGCGAACCAGCAGGACGGCAACGGCGGCTACCTGTTCGGCGGGCAGGGCGTGCAGACCGCCCCGTTCCTCGACGCGGTGGGCGGCGTCGACTACGCCTCGACCGGCGGGCAGATCAACGGCGCGACCGACGAGCGCCTGCCGCTGTCGGTCGACGGCCAGCAGATCTGGCTGCAGGCGCGCAGCGGCAACGGCGTCTTCACGACCGCCGCCGACGCCGCCAACAGCGGCAGCGGCTGGGTCAACGCCGGCCAGGTCACCGATCCGGCGGCCTACACCGGCAAGTCCTACGAGGTGAGCTTTTCGGCCGGTGCCGGCGGTGCGCTGGAATACAGCATCACCGACAGCGACGGCGCCTCGATCGCCAGCAACCAGCCCTACAGCGCCGGCAAGGCGATCACCGACGTGCCGGGCGTGGCGTTCACCATCAGCGGCACGCCGTCGGCCACCGGCACGCCGCCCGACCGCTTCACGGTCGCGCCGTCGCAGCCGGAGCTGAGCGTGTTCGACGCGCTCGATCGGGCCCTGGCGGTGCTCAACGATCCGAACGCCAATCCGGGCCAGGTGATGCAGGGCGTCAACGCCGGCCTGCGTGACATGGATCAGGCGCTCAGCAGCTTTTCGTCGGCACGTGCCATGGTTGGCGAAACCCTCAACCGGCTCGACGGCGTGGGCGACCGCACGGATGCCAGAATTCTTTCATCCAAGACCACCCGATCGAACGCCGAAGATCTCGATATGGTGGAGGCGATCTCCGACTTCTCGAACAAGCAGACCAGCTACCAGGCCGCCCTGCAGTCGTATGCGCAGGTGCAGAAGCTTTCGCTGTTCAACTACATCGGCAACTGA
- a CDS encoding EAL and HDOD domain-containing protein: protein MDKTILGQVALSYCPVIDRQRNVMATRLTVSPLQLGRRMAVDELLEAVGQVWPADGQRVALSVRSETLLSDLLTVQPTTNVMIEVPKFMACDPLHRDAILTLAANGNMLLLSGRPDQPLPRELLGAFKYAIVDMADERRLDAVPAPAGIQRSIGFFQDGIRSMAEMESAFQRNAVAVVGWPIDDVIKVKPGRSAATSRPDLQAIIELINQVDAEAPMGQLEATLKRDPTLAYKLMRYINSPVFGLSVEISSFSHAVMLLGYQRLKRWLALLLVTAGSDANQRPVMFAAVRRGLLMEALAPPGSDSTVCSEMFICGVFSLLDRMLQQPFAELLKTIPVPDQVYKALVESSGPYEYAIHLVRCLEGGTAHDIMDAADRALLEMRTINRALLKALAGAIELT from the coding sequence ATGGACAAAACCATCCTCGGCCAGGTAGCCCTCAGCTACTGCCCGGTCATCGACCGCCAACGCAACGTGATGGCGACCCGCCTGACCGTCTCGCCCCTGCAGCTCGGACGGCGCATGGCCGTCGACGAGCTGCTCGAGGCGGTCGGCCAGGTCTGGCCCGCCGATGGCCAGCGGGTGGCGCTGTCGGTGCGCAGCGAGACCCTGCTGTCCGACCTGCTGACGGTGCAGCCGACCACCAACGTGATGATCGAAGTGCCCAAGTTCATGGCCTGCGATCCGCTGCACCGCGATGCCATCCTGACGCTGGCGGCCAACGGCAACATGCTGCTGCTGTCGGGCCGCCCCGACCAGCCGCTGCCGCGCGAACTGCTGGGCGCCTTCAAGTACGCGATCGTCGACATGGCCGACGAGCGCCGCCTCGACGCCGTGCCGGCGCCGGCGGGCATCCAGCGCTCGATCGGCTTCTTCCAGGACGGCATCCGCAGCATGGCCGAGATGGAATCGGCCTTCCAGCGCAATGCGGTGGCGGTGGTCGGCTGGCCGATCGACGATGTCATCAAGGTCAAGCCCGGACGCAGCGCGGCCACCAGCCGGCCCGACCTGCAGGCCATCATCGAGCTGATCAACCAGGTCGACGCCGAAGCGCCGATGGGCCAGCTCGAGGCCACCCTCAAGCGCGACCCGACGCTGGCCTACAAGCTGATGCGCTACATCAACTCGCCGGTGTTCGGCCTGAGCGTGGAGATCTCGTCGTTCAGCCACGCCGTGATGCTGCTGGGCTACCAGCGGCTCAAGCGCTGGCTGGCGCTGCTGCTGGTGACGGCGGGCAGCGACGCCAACCAGCGGCCGGTGATGTTCGCCGCCGTGCGCCGCGGCCTGCTGATGGAGGCGCTCGCGCCGCCGGGCAGCGACTCGACCGTCTGCAGCGAGATGTTCATCTGCGGCGTCTTCTCGCTGCTCGACCGCATGCTGCAGCAGCCGTTCGCCGAACTGCTCAAGACCATCCCGGTGCCCGACCAGGTCTACAAGGCGCTGGTCGAGAGCAGCGGCCCGTACGAATACGCGATCCACCTGGTGCGCTGCCTCGAAGGCGGCACGGCACACGACATCATGGACGCGGCCGACCGCGCCCTGCTGGAGATGCGCACCATCAACCGGGCCCTGCTGAAGGCCCTGGCCGGAGCGATCGAGCTGACGTGA